A window of the Megalopta genalis isolate 19385.01 chromosome 2, iyMegGena1_principal, whole genome shotgun sequence genome harbors these coding sequences:
- the LOC117220841 gene encoding uncharacterized protein LOC117220841, giving the protein MGSRSDSIKDPIYYPSMQEITAMTEASGTTTGTAAETTSATVTEGSERSRGSAGSQDLGLEEGNSLKVPRKFITNWRQACDRTRDRTKDLLKRWRTVSSNVDETIVGPPVPNKQLDHPGWSVHVWTTWVSRFPSDENLAAIEESGAAKGGNLKDLAAIQRDKFSHFFAYLLDHDQDGFVNRKDFRMLSERLRRFADWSWNGPEYLRLMEAEQGLAELILQEKHYDASEDGKKISLDEWLRWWAKVVAPTGGTSYNDIPFWLKILPRIFFLAINSSSSGIISKTELGSFYGSVVGLDSNRIAKCLDIAYNTMTSNGDHPLGWPQYQLVFANFLFGRGPFGPGEHFLGLTDSCIIRGNNAPFPIDYAAMNTPKDKLEVYSPHCRSARRSVVV; this is encoded by the exons ATGGGGAGTCGTTCGGACAGCATAAAGGATCCGATCTATTATCCTTCGATGCAGGAGATCACTGCAATGACGGAAGCGTCGGGAACGACAACGGGGACGGCGGCGGAAACAACGTCGGCGACGGTGACGGAGGGTAGCGAGAGAAGCAGAGGATCCGCGGGTAGCCAAGATCTCGGCCTCGAGGAAGGCAACTCGTTAAAAGTACCGCGGAAGTTTATTACGAATTGGCGGCAGGCTTGCGACCGCACTCGCGACAGAACCAAGGATCTGTTGAAAAGGTGGCGAACGGTGTCAAGCAACGTGGACGAGACGATAGTTGGCCCACCAGTTCCTAATAAGCAATTGGATCACCCAGGCTGGAGCGTACACGTTTGGA CTACCTGGGTAAGCAGATTTCCAAGCGACGAGAACCTAGCAGCGATAGAAGAGTCCGGAGCCGCGAAGGGAGGAAATCTAAAGGACCTGGCGGCTATTCAACGGGACAAATTCAGTCACTTCTTCGCGTACTTGTTGGACCACGACCAGGACGGTTTCGTGAACAGAAAAGACTTTCGTATGCTCTCGGAG CGACTGAGAAGATTCGCGGATTGGTCGTGGAACGGGCCGGAGTACTTGCGACTAATGGAAGCCGAGCAGGGTTTGGCGGAGCTGATTCTTCAAGAGAAACACTACGACGCGAGCGAGGACGGCAAGAAGATCAGCTTGGACGAGTGGCTGCGTTGGTGGGCCAAAGTCGTCGCCCCGACCGGCGGCACCTCTTACAACGACATCCCGTTTTGGCTGAAAATTCTGCCGAGAATATTTTTCCTCGCCATCAACAGCTCGTCGAGCGGAATCATTTCCAAGACAGAGCTCGGCTCGTTCTACGGATCCGTTGTCGGCCTCGACTCGAACAGAATCGCCAAGTGTCTGGATATCGCGTACAATACCATGACATCG AACGGAGATCATCCTCTGGGTTGGCCGCAGTATCAGCTCGTGTTCGCCAATTTTCTGTTCGGTCGAGGTCCATTCGGTCCTGGAGAACATTTCCTCGGTTTGACGGACTCCTGCATAATCCGCGGCAATAACGCGCCGTTCCCAATCGATTACGCCGCGATGAACACGCCGAAGGACAAGCTGGAAGTGTACAGTCCACACTGCAGAAGCGCGCGACGCAGCGTCGTCGTTTGA
- the LOC117220836 gene encoding putative peptidase C1-like protein F26E4.3 isoform X1 → MLPNPPPFIEHTLTLTLKRMRTHRSLVCLLFVQLLSIVNGIPDFSGLPRGPYCADRYPAFGCCTGRQDECSAPILTTTCYCDDFCDRRGEEDCCPDYWSHCRGIDNYPTTQQPPRTSPPEPKRRCYFEGKYYNYGQSFKRNCNTCNCTSVGSRAEVVCEQNRCLQERDLIEMINYETPVLGWRARNYSEFAGRTLREGMQLRLGTLNPSQSVYKMYSVPRIYDPQSLPREFDARSRWPFYISGVADQGWCGASWAISSADVASDRFSIMSMGVEDVELSAQHLLSCNNRGQRGCDGGYLDRAWMFMRKFGLVEEQCYPWTGTSEQCKLRKRTDLKTAGCMVPSNPLRTELYKVGPAYRLGNETDIMQEILTSGPVQATFRVYQDFFSYESGVYRHSPFGKRDESDEPAYHSVRIIGWGEEESSHGPPLKYWLVANSWGRQWGEEGLFRIQRDTNECEIESFVLAVWAKTALPLGSRGLPL, encoded by the exons ATGTTGCCGAATCCACCACCGTTTATCGAGCACACCTTGACGCTAACGCTGA AAAGGATGCGAACCCATCGGAGTTTGGTGTGCCTGCTGTTCGTCCAGCTCCTGTCGATCGTGAACGGTATACCGGACTTTTCGGGACTGCCGAGGGGGCCTTACTGCGCCGACAGGTACCCGGCTTTCGGATGCTGCACCGGACGGCAGGACGAGTGCAGCGCGCCGATCCTCACCACCACCTGCTACTGCGACGATTTCTGCGATCGACGCGGAGAGGAGGATTGTTGTCCGGATTATTGGAGCCACTGCAGAGGAATCGACAATTATCCGACGACGCAGCAGCCGCCGCGGACGTCGCCGCCGGAACCTAAAAGAA GATGCTACTTCGAGGGAAAGTACTACAACTATGGGCAATCGTTCAAGCGGAACTGCAACACGTG CAATTGCACCTCGGTGGGCTCGCGGGCGGAAGTGGTCTGCGAGCAGAATCGATGCTTGCAGGAGCGTGATCTGATAGAGATGATCAATTACGAGACGCCTGTTCTCGGTTGGAGGGCGAGAAACTATTCGGAGTTCGCGGGGAGGACGCTCAGGGAAGGCATGCAGCTTCGTTTAGGTACTCTGAATCCGTCGCAGTCG GTCTACAAGATGTACTCCGTTCCGCGGATCTACGATCCGCAATCGCTGCCACGAGAATTCGATGCCAGATCCCGTTGGCCCTTCTACATATCCGGCGTCGCGGATCAAGGATGGTGCGGCGCTTCCTGGGCAATTTCGAGCGCGGACGTCGCCTCCGACAGATTCTCTATAATGAGCATGGGAGTGGAGGACGTGGAGCTGAGCGCGCAACACTTGCTCTCTTGCAACAACAGAGGCCAACGGGGCTGCGACGGTGGCTACTTGGACCGAGCCTGGATGTTCATGAGGAAGTTTGG GTTGGTCGAGGAACAGTGCTACCCGTGGACAGGAACGAGCGAACAGTGCAAACTCCGAAAGAGGACCGATCTGAAGACCGCCGGCTGTATGGTTCCGTCTAATCCGTTACGCACGGAGTTGTACAAAGTCGGACCCGCGTACCGTTTGGGCAACGAGACCGACATCATGCAGGAGATCCTGACTTCCGGACCCGTCCAGG CCACGTTCAGGGTTTACCAAGATTTCTTCTCGTACGAGTCGGGAGTCTACAGACACTCCCCGTTCGGGAAGCGGGATGAGTCGGACGAGCCCGCTTATCATTCGGTAAGGATAATCGGATGGGGAGAAGAAGAATCTAGTCATGGTCCGCCGTTGAAGTACTGG CTGGTGGCAAACTCGTGGGGTCGTCAATGGGGCGAAGAGGGTCTATTCCGTATCCAAAGGGACACGAACGAATGCGAGATCGAATCTTTCGTCCTGGCGGTGTGGGCGAAAACGGCCTTGCCTCTAGGCTCCAGAGGTTTGCCCCTCTAG
- the LOC117220836 gene encoding putative peptidase C1-like protein F26E4.3 isoform X2 has translation MRTHRSLVCLLFVQLLSIVNGIPDFSGLPRGPYCADRYPAFGCCTGRQDECSAPILTTTCYCDDFCDRRGEEDCCPDYWSHCRGIDNYPTTQQPPRTSPPEPKRRCYFEGKYYNYGQSFKRNCNTCNCTSVGSRAEVVCEQNRCLQERDLIEMINYETPVLGWRARNYSEFAGRTLREGMQLRLGTLNPSQSVYKMYSVPRIYDPQSLPREFDARSRWPFYISGVADQGWCGASWAISSADVASDRFSIMSMGVEDVELSAQHLLSCNNRGQRGCDGGYLDRAWMFMRKFGLVEEQCYPWTGTSEQCKLRKRTDLKTAGCMVPSNPLRTELYKVGPAYRLGNETDIMQEILTSGPVQATFRVYQDFFSYESGVYRHSPFGKRDESDEPAYHSVRIIGWGEEESSHGPPLKYWLVANSWGRQWGEEGLFRIQRDTNECEIESFVLAVWAKTALPLGSRGLPL, from the exons ATGCGAACCCATCGGAGTTTGGTGTGCCTGCTGTTCGTCCAGCTCCTGTCGATCGTGAACGGTATACCGGACTTTTCGGGACTGCCGAGGGGGCCTTACTGCGCCGACAGGTACCCGGCTTTCGGATGCTGCACCGGACGGCAGGACGAGTGCAGCGCGCCGATCCTCACCACCACCTGCTACTGCGACGATTTCTGCGATCGACGCGGAGAGGAGGATTGTTGTCCGGATTATTGGAGCCACTGCAGAGGAATCGACAATTATCCGACGACGCAGCAGCCGCCGCGGACGTCGCCGCCGGAACCTAAAAGAA GATGCTACTTCGAGGGAAAGTACTACAACTATGGGCAATCGTTCAAGCGGAACTGCAACACGTG CAATTGCACCTCGGTGGGCTCGCGGGCGGAAGTGGTCTGCGAGCAGAATCGATGCTTGCAGGAGCGTGATCTGATAGAGATGATCAATTACGAGACGCCTGTTCTCGGTTGGAGGGCGAGAAACTATTCGGAGTTCGCGGGGAGGACGCTCAGGGAAGGCATGCAGCTTCGTTTAGGTACTCTGAATCCGTCGCAGTCG GTCTACAAGATGTACTCCGTTCCGCGGATCTACGATCCGCAATCGCTGCCACGAGAATTCGATGCCAGATCCCGTTGGCCCTTCTACATATCCGGCGTCGCGGATCAAGGATGGTGCGGCGCTTCCTGGGCAATTTCGAGCGCGGACGTCGCCTCCGACAGATTCTCTATAATGAGCATGGGAGTGGAGGACGTGGAGCTGAGCGCGCAACACTTGCTCTCTTGCAACAACAGAGGCCAACGGGGCTGCGACGGTGGCTACTTGGACCGAGCCTGGATGTTCATGAGGAAGTTTGG GTTGGTCGAGGAACAGTGCTACCCGTGGACAGGAACGAGCGAACAGTGCAAACTCCGAAAGAGGACCGATCTGAAGACCGCCGGCTGTATGGTTCCGTCTAATCCGTTACGCACGGAGTTGTACAAAGTCGGACCCGCGTACCGTTTGGGCAACGAGACCGACATCATGCAGGAGATCCTGACTTCCGGACCCGTCCAGG CCACGTTCAGGGTTTACCAAGATTTCTTCTCGTACGAGTCGGGAGTCTACAGACACTCCCCGTTCGGGAAGCGGGATGAGTCGGACGAGCCCGCTTATCATTCGGTAAGGATAATCGGATGGGGAGAAGAAGAATCTAGTCATGGTCCGCCGTTGAAGTACTGG CTGGTGGCAAACTCGTGGGGTCGTCAATGGGGCGAAGAGGGTCTATTCCGTATCCAAAGGGACACGAACGAATGCGAGATCGAATCTTTCGTCCTGGCGGTGTGGGCGAAAACGGCCTTGCCTCTAGGCTCCAGAGGTTTGCCCCTCTAG